In the Euphorbia lathyris chromosome 5, ddEupLath1.1, whole genome shotgun sequence genome, one interval contains:
- the LOC136229313 gene encoding transcription factor GTE4-like isoform X2, with amino-acid sequence MASGSIVEEGGGKDAAREKQRYSESKVYTRKAFKGPRNNINNINNLTTTAPKNTIATATTNTNDKDRDRDLTTPSTTATTTTATTTEAENNKENGYKDDTNEKKNENNTVQVPESQTPGLEDTNSAQQKKIENNTVQVPESQTPGLEDTNSAQQKTFESNTIQVPESQTPCLEDTNSAQQKKDENSTIQVPESQTPSLEDTNSAQQKKDENSTIQVPESQTPGLQDTNSAQQKNDENNTIQVPESQTPGLEDTNSAQQPPIVGRDANSDDSSSLNRQQDTAAVANIVREPPAENGTLKQGLEKKVKINLASKSKQEKKELRRKLESELDIVRSLVKKIEAKERRPPLVVGFSNTRVTPNDRVDNGFRRVNSDVGSVGIPRESTTPIVTPTPRQTRPLNQLSISVLENNQGAGEFVEKEKRTPKANQFYRNSEFLLAKDKFPPAESNKKSKLNGKRHGGGDSGFGFSTGSKVFKNCSTLLDKLMKHKHGWVFNAPVDVKTLGLHDYFTIIKHPMDLGTVKTKLNKNWYKSPEEFAEDVRLTFHNAMTYNPKGQDVHIMAEMLLQIFEERWAVIKSEYDRDMRFPSSYDLGIPTPASRKTPLLPPPLDMRRIFDRSEFMAYPSTDPRPKSISTTPSGRTPAPKKPKAKDPHKRDMTYEEKQKLSTNLQGLPSEKLDNIVQIIKKRNSTLSQHDDEIEVDIDSVDAETLWELDRFVTNYKKSLSKNKRKAELAIARAEAQQNVQQKAPAEAFAGAPQETRTDERNTTTSSPVQVGNPGDNGTRSSSSSSSSSDSGSSSSDSDSDSSSASGS; translated from the exons ATGGCTTCGGGGTCTATAGTTGAAGAGGGAGGTGGAAAAGATGCAGCAAGAGAGAAGCAGAGATATAGCGAGAGTAAAGTCTATACAAGGAAAGCATTCAAGGGGCCCAGGAACAACATCAACAATATCAATAACCTGACAACCACCGCTCCGAAGAATACCATAGCCACAGCCACCACCAACACTAACGACAAAGACAGAGACAGGGACCTAACCACTCCCAGCACAACAGCAACCACCACCACAGCTACAACCACTGAAGCCGAGAACAATAAGGAGAACGGCTACAAAGACGATACCAACGagaagaaaaatgaaaacaataCAGTTCAAGTTCCAGAATCGCAAACCCCAGGTTTAGAAGACACAAATTCAGCCCAGCAGaagaaaattgaaaacaatACCGTTCAAGTTCCAGAATCGCAAACCCCAGGTTTAGAAGACACAAATTCTGCCCAGCAGAAGACATTTGAAAGTAATACAATTCAAGTTCCAGAATCGCAAACCCCCTGTTTAGAAGACACAAATTCAGCCCAGCAGAAGAAAGATGAAAACAGTACAATTCAAGTTCCAGAATCGCAAACCCCCAGTTTAGAAGACACAAATTCAGCCCAGCAGAAGAAAGATGAAAACAGTACAATTCAAGTTCCAGAATCGCAAACCCCAGGTTTACAAGACACAAATTCAGCCCAGCAGAAGAACGATGAAAACAATACAATTCAAGTTCCAGAATCGCAAACCCCAGGTTTAGAAGACACAAATTCCGCTCAGCAGCCGCCCATTGTAGGCAGGGATGCCAATTCTGATGATTCTTCGAGCCTCAACAGGCAGCAAGATACAGCAGCTGTAGCTAACATTGTGCGTGAACCACCTGCTGAGAATGGGACATTGAAGCAAGGGTTGGAGAAAAAAGTAAAGATAAATTTGGCTTCGAAGTCCAAGCAGGAGAAGAAAGAGCTCAGGAGGAAGCTGGAGAGTGAACTTGATATTGTAAGGAGTCTGGTGAAAAAGATTGAAGCCAAAGAACGGCGGCCGCCTCTTGTTGTCGGGTTTAGTAATACGCGTGTTACTCCAAATGATAGGGTTGATAATGGATTTAGGAGGGTTAATTCGGATGTGGGGTCAGTGGGTATTCCTCGTGAGAGTACCACTCCAATTGTTACTCCTACCCCTAGGCAGACCAGGCCTTTGAATCAGCTTAGCATATCAGTACTGGAGAATAATCAGGGTGCAGGTGAGTTTGTGGAGAAAGAAAAACGAACACCAAAGGCCAATCAATTTTACAGGAATTCTGAGTTTTTGCTGGCAAAAGACAAGTTTCCACCAGCAGAGAGTAATAAGAAGTCAAAATTGAATGGGAAGAGGCATGGAGGAGGGGATTCGGGGTTCGGGTTTTCAACAGGATCCAAGGTATTCAAGAATTGTAGCACTTTGCTTGACAAATTGATGAAGCATAAGCATGGTTGGGTGTTCAATGCTCCTGTTGATGTAAAAACTCTTGGTTTGCATGATTACTTCACTATTATTAAGCATCCCATGGACTTGGGTACTGTAAAGACGAAACTGAACAAGAATTGGTACAAGTCGCCTGAAGAGTTCGCGGAGGATGTGAGACTTACATTTCATAATGCTATGACTTATAATCCAAAGGGGCAAGATGTTCATATAATGGCAGAGATGCTATTGCAGATATTTGAGGAGAGGTGGGCTGTTATAAAGTCAGAGTATGATCGTGATATGAGGTTCCCTTCCAGTTATGACCTGGGTATTCCCACACCCGCATCAAGAAAGACTCCTCTGTTGCCTCCCCCTCTTGATATGAGGAGGATTTTCGATAGATCAGAATTCATGGCGTATCCTTCTACTGATCCCAGACCAAAATCTATCAGCACAACTCCTTCAGGTAGAACCCCTGCTCCAAAAAAGCCTAAGGCAAAGGATCCCCACAAGAGGGACATGACTTACGAGGAGAAGCAGAAGCTTAGCACGAACCTCCAGGGTTTACCGTCAGAGAAGCTTGATAATATTGTCCAGATAATAAAGAAGAGGAATTCGACACTCTCCCAACATGACGATGAAATTGAAGTGGATATTGATAGTGTTGATGCAGAGACTCTTTGGGAACTGGATAGATTTGTAACCAACTACAAGAAGAGTTTAAGTAAGAACAAGAGAAAAGCTGAACTTGCAATAGCCAGAGCAGAagctcagcagaatgtccaACAGAAG GCACCAGCTGAAGCCTTTGCTGGGGCACCCCAAGAAACTAGAACAG ATGAGAGGAACACTACCACTTCATCACCTGTTCAAGTAGGGAACCCGGGAGACAATGGAACCAGGTCAAGTAGTTCAAGCAGCTCTAGCAGTGACTCTGGATCTTCGTCAAGCG ATTCAGATAGTGACAGCTCCTCAGCCTCAGGATCCTGA
- the LOC136229313 gene encoding transcription factor GTE4-like isoform X1, with protein MASGSIVEEGGGKDAAREKQRYSESKVYTRKAFKGPRNNINNINNLTTTAPKNTIATATTNTNDKDRDRDLTTPSTTATTTTATTTEAENNKENGYKDDTNEKKNENNTVQVPESQTPGLEDTNSAQQKKIENNTVQVPESQTPGLEDTNSAQQKTFESNTIQVPESQTPCLEDTNSAQQKKDENSTIQVPESQTPSLEDTNSAQQKKDENSTIQVPESQTPGLQDTNSAQQKNDENNTIQVPESQTPGLEDTNSAQQPPIVGRDANSDDSSSLNRQQDTAAVANIVREPPAENGTLKQGLEKKVKINLASKSKQEKKELRRKLESELDIVRSLVKKIEAKERRPPLVVGFSNTRVTPNDRVDNGFRRVNSDVGSVGIPRESTTPIVTPTPRQTRPLNQLSISVLENNQGAGEFVEKEKRTPKANQFYRNSEFLLAKDKFPPAESNKKSKLNGKRHGGGDSGFGFSTGSKVFKNCSTLLDKLMKHKHGWVFNAPVDVKTLGLHDYFTIIKHPMDLGTVKTKLNKNWYKSPEEFAEDVRLTFHNAMTYNPKGQDVHIMAEMLLQIFEERWAVIKSEYDRDMRFPSSYDLGIPTPASRKTPLLPPPLDMRRIFDRSEFMAYPSTDPRPKSISTTPSGRTPAPKKPKAKDPHKRDMTYEEKQKLSTNLQGLPSEKLDNIVQIIKKRNSTLSQHDDEIEVDIDSVDAETLWELDRFVTNYKKSLSKNKRKAELAIARAEAQQNVQQKAPAEAFAGAPQETRTADERNTTTSSPVQVGNPGDNGTRSSSSSSSSSDSGSSSSDSDSDSSSASGS; from the exons ATGGCTTCGGGGTCTATAGTTGAAGAGGGAGGTGGAAAAGATGCAGCAAGAGAGAAGCAGAGATATAGCGAGAGTAAAGTCTATACAAGGAAAGCATTCAAGGGGCCCAGGAACAACATCAACAATATCAATAACCTGACAACCACCGCTCCGAAGAATACCATAGCCACAGCCACCACCAACACTAACGACAAAGACAGAGACAGGGACCTAACCACTCCCAGCACAACAGCAACCACCACCACAGCTACAACCACTGAAGCCGAGAACAATAAGGAGAACGGCTACAAAGACGATACCAACGagaagaaaaatgaaaacaataCAGTTCAAGTTCCAGAATCGCAAACCCCAGGTTTAGAAGACACAAATTCAGCCCAGCAGaagaaaattgaaaacaatACCGTTCAAGTTCCAGAATCGCAAACCCCAGGTTTAGAAGACACAAATTCTGCCCAGCAGAAGACATTTGAAAGTAATACAATTCAAGTTCCAGAATCGCAAACCCCCTGTTTAGAAGACACAAATTCAGCCCAGCAGAAGAAAGATGAAAACAGTACAATTCAAGTTCCAGAATCGCAAACCCCCAGTTTAGAAGACACAAATTCAGCCCAGCAGAAGAAAGATGAAAACAGTACAATTCAAGTTCCAGAATCGCAAACCCCAGGTTTACAAGACACAAATTCAGCCCAGCAGAAGAACGATGAAAACAATACAATTCAAGTTCCAGAATCGCAAACCCCAGGTTTAGAAGACACAAATTCCGCTCAGCAGCCGCCCATTGTAGGCAGGGATGCCAATTCTGATGATTCTTCGAGCCTCAACAGGCAGCAAGATACAGCAGCTGTAGCTAACATTGTGCGTGAACCACCTGCTGAGAATGGGACATTGAAGCAAGGGTTGGAGAAAAAAGTAAAGATAAATTTGGCTTCGAAGTCCAAGCAGGAGAAGAAAGAGCTCAGGAGGAAGCTGGAGAGTGAACTTGATATTGTAAGGAGTCTGGTGAAAAAGATTGAAGCCAAAGAACGGCGGCCGCCTCTTGTTGTCGGGTTTAGTAATACGCGTGTTACTCCAAATGATAGGGTTGATAATGGATTTAGGAGGGTTAATTCGGATGTGGGGTCAGTGGGTATTCCTCGTGAGAGTACCACTCCAATTGTTACTCCTACCCCTAGGCAGACCAGGCCTTTGAATCAGCTTAGCATATCAGTACTGGAGAATAATCAGGGTGCAGGTGAGTTTGTGGAGAAAGAAAAACGAACACCAAAGGCCAATCAATTTTACAGGAATTCTGAGTTTTTGCTGGCAAAAGACAAGTTTCCACCAGCAGAGAGTAATAAGAAGTCAAAATTGAATGGGAAGAGGCATGGAGGAGGGGATTCGGGGTTCGGGTTTTCAACAGGATCCAAGGTATTCAAGAATTGTAGCACTTTGCTTGACAAATTGATGAAGCATAAGCATGGTTGGGTGTTCAATGCTCCTGTTGATGTAAAAACTCTTGGTTTGCATGATTACTTCACTATTATTAAGCATCCCATGGACTTGGGTACTGTAAAGACGAAACTGAACAAGAATTGGTACAAGTCGCCTGAAGAGTTCGCGGAGGATGTGAGACTTACATTTCATAATGCTATGACTTATAATCCAAAGGGGCAAGATGTTCATATAATGGCAGAGATGCTATTGCAGATATTTGAGGAGAGGTGGGCTGTTATAAAGTCAGAGTATGATCGTGATATGAGGTTCCCTTCCAGTTATGACCTGGGTATTCCCACACCCGCATCAAGAAAGACTCCTCTGTTGCCTCCCCCTCTTGATATGAGGAGGATTTTCGATAGATCAGAATTCATGGCGTATCCTTCTACTGATCCCAGACCAAAATCTATCAGCACAACTCCTTCAGGTAGAACCCCTGCTCCAAAAAAGCCTAAGGCAAAGGATCCCCACAAGAGGGACATGACTTACGAGGAGAAGCAGAAGCTTAGCACGAACCTCCAGGGTTTACCGTCAGAGAAGCTTGATAATATTGTCCAGATAATAAAGAAGAGGAATTCGACACTCTCCCAACATGACGATGAAATTGAAGTGGATATTGATAGTGTTGATGCAGAGACTCTTTGGGAACTGGATAGATTTGTAACCAACTACAAGAAGAGTTTAAGTAAGAACAAGAGAAAAGCTGAACTTGCAATAGCCAGAGCAGAagctcagcagaatgtccaACAGAAG GCACCAGCTGAAGCCTTTGCTGGGGCACCCCAAGAAACTAGAACAG CAGATGAGAGGAACACTACCACTTCATCACCTGTTCAAGTAGGGAACCCGGGAGACAATGGAACCAGGTCAAGTAGTTCAAGCAGCTCTAGCAGTGACTCTGGATCTTCGTCAAGCG ATTCAGATAGTGACAGCTCCTCAGCCTCAGGATCCTGA